In Paraburkholderia terrae, the following proteins share a genomic window:
- the madL gene encoding malonate transporter subunit MadL yields the protein MIIYGTALLAFCHLAGLFLGDLLGVAIGVKTNVGGVGIAMLLLIFLRLYLHGKGLLPKETEAGVGFWGALYIPVVVAMAANQNVVAAIKGGPVALLSALGAAAVCACCIAVLSRTGRDSTSFVNAPHLEDI from the coding sequence ATGATCATCTACGGAACCGCACTACTCGCGTTCTGCCATCTGGCCGGACTTTTTCTCGGCGACCTGCTCGGGGTCGCGATCGGCGTCAAAACGAATGTCGGCGGCGTTGGCATCGCGATGCTGCTGCTGATCTTCTTGCGCCTCTATCTGCACGGGAAAGGGTTGCTGCCGAAGGAAACAGAAGCGGGCGTCGGCTTCTGGGGCGCGTTGTATATCCCCGTGGTCGTCGCGATGGCCGCGAACCAGAACGTCGTGGCAGCGATCAAGGGAGGTCCCGTCGCGCTGCTTTCGGCACTTGGTGCGGCAGCCGTTTGCGCGTGCTGCATCGCCGTTCTTTCCCGTACCGGTCGCGACAGCACCTCGTTCGTGAACGCTCCCCACCTCGAAGATATCTGA